In Candidatus Methylacidiphilales bacterium, the sequence AGGCTTCGACCCAACGGTCCGGTGCCAATGGCCAGGGTGCGGTCCCAGGTTCCGTGTTCCAAACATCCTTCCCGGCAAAGCCGAACCTTGAGGAGGCGATTGCTGGAGAAGTCGAGCCCTCCGGTGTTCTGAGAAAATGGAAACCGGTCATGGTATCAGAGACATCCTCCATGGTGACGTCGTCGGCGATGATGTAGCGTTCCAAACGGGCGCCGAGGGACTCCCGCAGTTCCATCGGGGCGTCGACCCAAAGACAATCCTCGCCGGGGGTGATCCAGACTTCCCCCTCCATTTTCCCTTTGGCATTGCATACGGCGGCATGGAGGGCGCGGCCCGGGACGAGCTTGGCCACGTCGTTGGTCACCTGGCCGTTGAGGTAGCGGACGCGGTCGCGGCCGGTGAATTTCCACACCGCTCGGGGTGAAAGGGGAATGGCCAAGCGGCCTTCGAGGAGATCGTTCCAGGGATTCATCGGCTTGGTGCAGTGGTGATTGTCTTCTGGCGAAGCCGGAAAAGTCCACTATTTTCAGGACATGGCCTACGACTCGATGCAGGAATTTGCCGCTGTGCTGGAAGCGGCGGGGGAATTGGTGCGGGTGCGGGAACCCCTTTCGGTGGATTTGGAGATTGCCGCCCTGGCCGACCGGGAGATGAAAAAACCCGGCGGGGGAAAGGCCCTGCTGGTGGAAAAGCCGCTGTTGTCCGACGGCTCTCTTTCCCGCTTTCCCCTCCTGGTCAACAGCATGGGCAGCCATCGCCGCATGGCCATGGCCCTGAATGTGGGCGATGTGGACGAGGTCGCCGCCCAACTTGGATTCCTCATGAAGGCCAAGCCGCCCAAGTCGTTGGGCGATGCCTTTGAGTTGGTGCGCAACGGCATCGATGTCGTCCACGCCAAGCCCTGGACCGTCCGCACCGGCCCCTGCAAGGATGTCATCCTCCGCGATGGCCCGGGCCTGGCCGCCCTGCCCGTGTTGAAATGCTGGCCGGAGGACGGGGGGCCGTTCGTCACCCTGCCCAATGTCCACACCCAGGATCCCGACACCGGCGAGCGGAATGTGGGCATGTACCGCATGCAGGTGTTTGATGGGTG encodes:
- a CDS encoding glycine cleavage T C-terminal barrel domain-containing protein yields the protein MNPWNDLLEGRLAIPLSPRAVWKFTGRDRVRYLNGQVTNDVAKLVPGRALHAAVCNAKGKMEGEVWITPGEDCLWVDAPMELRESLGARLERYIIADDVTMEDVSDTMTGFHFLRTPEGSTSPAIASSRFGFAGKDVWNTEPGTAPWPLAPDRWVEACRIHQGIPAWGREMTPHTLPPEAALDRDAISYSKGCYIGQEVIARIKSKGHVNKKLARLTGTGNTPDSLPLPLIADGKEAGTLTSACAHPQVAGWIGLGLVKRELAEGGGPVEIRGIPASVLPV